Proteins co-encoded in one Sebastes umbrosus isolate fSebUmb1 unplaced genomic scaffold, fSebUmb1.pri scaffold_113_arrow_ctg1, whole genome shotgun sequence genomic window:
- the cfl2 gene encoding cofilin-2 has protein sequence MASGVTVNDEVIRVFNDMKVRKSSSQDEVKKRKKAVLFCLSEDKKKIIVEEGKQILVGDIGESVDDPYGCFVKLLPPNDCRYGLYDATYETKESKKEDLVFIFWAPENAPLKSKMIYASSKDAIKKKFTGIKHEWQVNGLDDIQDRATLAEKLGGNVVVSLEGKPL, from the exons ATG GCGTCAGGTGTGACAGTGAACGATGAGGTCATCAGGGTGTTCAACGACATGAAGGTGAGGAAGTCGTCGTCCCAGGACgaggtgaagaagaggaagaaggcgGTTCTGTTCTGTCTCAGCGAGGACAAGAAGAAGATCATCGTGGAGGAGGGGAAGCAGATCCTGGTGGGGGACATCGGCGAGTCGGTGGACGACCCCTACGGCTGCTTCGTTAAGCTCCTCCCCCCCAATGACTGCCGATACGGGCTCTACGACGCCACCTACGAGACCAAGGAGTCCAAGAAGGAGGACCTGGTCTTCATCTTCTG GGCTCCAGAGAACGCTCCGCTGAAGAGCAAGATGATCTACGCCAGCTCTAAAGACGCCATCAAGAAGAAGTTCACAG GTATCAAACACGAGTGGCAGGTCAACGGGCTAGACGACATCCAGGACCGCGCCACGTTGGCTGAGAAGCTGGGCGGGAACGTGGTGGTGTCTCTGGAGGGCAAGCCGCTGTGA